The Podarcis muralis chromosome 10, rPodMur119.hap1.1, whole genome shotgun sequence genome includes a region encoding these proteins:
- the LOC114605709 gene encoding uncharacterized protein LOC114605709 isoform X2: MQGVWKNFSQRGFLNIHQRTHTGQKPFKCMECGKSFRQNGHLSSHLRTHTGEKPYKCIECGKSFSDSRDLRKHQRIHTGEKPYQCIECGKSFSWSGEFRNHQRIHTGEKPYKCMECGKSFCRSGQLSSHLRIHTGEKPFKCMECVKSFRRNAELKLHQRSHTGEKPYKCMECGKSFIQSGQCNMHQRTHTGEKPYKCIECGKSFSDSGDLRKHQRSHTGEKPYKCIECGKSFSQSGDLRKHQRIHTGEKPFQCMECGKSFCRSGHLSSHQQTHTGEKPFQCMECGKSFSQSAHLNKHHQTHTGEKPYKCMECGKSFSQSGHLNRHYQTHTGEKPYKCMECGKSFSQSDGLRIHQRTHMSEKPYKCMECGKSFSRSAPLRNHQRSHTGEKPFKCRECGKSFSDSGYLRRHQRIHTGEKSFQCIECGKSFSFNAGLRSHQRTHTGRGKPYECMACGKSFSQKGDLKLHQQTHKGENPFNAWNVKRASVSMQALEDINWLTQGENHINALSAERASVRMETLKHINVLIKGETI; encoded by the coding sequence ATGCAGGGAGTGtggaagaacttcagtcagagagGATTCCTCAATATACAtcagcggactcacacagggcaaaaaccatttaaatgcatggagtgcgggaaaagcttccgTCAGAATGGACACTTAAGTTCACAtctacggactcacacaggggagaaaccatataaatgtatagagtgcggaaagagctttagtgatagtagagaccttagaaaacatcagcggattcacacaggggagaaaccatatcaatgtatagagtgcggaaagagctttagttggAGTGGAGAatttagaaatcatcaacggattcacacaggggagaaaccatataaatgtatggagtgtggaaaaagcttctgtCGGAGTGGACAGTTAAGTTCACACCTACGGATTCACACGGgtgaaaaaccttttaaatgcatggagtgtgtgaAGAGCTTCAGGCGGAATGCAGaacttaaattacaccagcgaagTCACACtggtgaaaaaccatataaatgtatggagtgtggaaagagcttcattcagagtGGGCAGTGCAATATGcaccaacggactcacacaggggagaaaccatataaatgtatagagtgcggaaagagcttcagtgatagtggagaccttagaaaacatcaacggtctcacacaggggagaaaccatataaatgtatagagtgcggaaagagcttcagtcagagtggagaccttagaaaacatcaacggattcatacaggggagaaaccatttcaatgtatggagtgtggaaaaagcttctgtCGGAGTGGACACTTAAGttcacatcaacagactcacacgggtgaaaaaccatttcagtgtatggagtgtggaaagagcttcagtcagagtgcacacCTCAATAAACATcaccagactcacacaggggagaaaccatataaatgtatggagtgtggaaagagcttcagtcagagtggccaCCTCAATAGACATtaccagactcacacaggggagaaaccatataaatgtatggagtgtggaaagagcttcagtcagagtgatggacttagaatacatcaacggactcacatgagtgaaaaaccatataaatgtatggagtgtggaaagagcttcagtcggagtgcaccccttagaaatcatcaacggtctcatacaggggagaaaccttttaaatgtagggagtgcggaaagagctttagtgatagtggataccttagaagacatcaacggattcacacaggggagaaatcatttcaatgtattgagtgtggaaagagcttcagtttcaatgcaggccttagatcacatcaacggactcacacaggcaggggaaaaccatatgaatgtatggcatgcgggaagagcttcagtcaaaaaggagaccttaaattacaccagcagaCTCACAAAGGGGAGAATCCATTTAATGCatggaatgtgaaaagagcttccgtttcaatgcaagccttagaagacatcaactggctcacacagggggaaaaccatataaatgcattgagtgcggaaagagcttcagtcagaatggagaccttaaaaCACATCAACGTACTCATAAAGggtgaaaccatttaa